The nucleotide sequence CCCCTCGCGCAGGCCCGCGCCGAGGCGCTGAAGTGCGCCAAGTCGATGCGCTGGTACGCGGCCAACGCCGAGAAGCTGCTCGCCGACGAACATCCGTCGGACGCCGACGTGAAGGATTCCGGCGGCTCGTACGCGCGCGTCCACTACCGTCCGCTGGGCGTCGTCCTCGCCGTGATGCCGTGGAACTTCCCGCTCTGGCAGGTCGTCCGGTTCGCGGCCCCCGCCTTGATGGCGGGCAACGTGGGACTGCTCAAGCACGCGTCGAACGTGCCGCAGACCGCCCTGTACCTGGAGGAGCTGTTCCTCAGGGCCGGCTTCCCCGACGGCTGCTTCCAGACGCTGCTGGTCGGCTCCGGCGCGATCGAGTCGATCCTGCGCGACGACCGGGTCGCCGCCGCCACGCTCACCGGCAGCGAGCCGGCCGGCCGGTCCGTCGCCGCCATCGCGGGCGACGAGGTCAAGAAGACGGTGCTGGAGCTCGGTGGCAGCGACCCGTACGTGGTCATGCCGTCGGCCGACATCGAGCGGGCGGCGAAGACGGCGGTGACGGCGCGGGTCCAGAACAACGGCCAGTCCTGTATCGCCGCCAAGCGCTTCATCGCGCACGCCGACGTCTACGACGACTTCGCCGCCCGGTTCACCGCGGGGGTGCGGGCGCTGACCGTCGGCGACCCGATGGAGGAGTCCACCGACGTCGGTCCGCTCTCCAGCGAACAGGGCCGTACGGACCTGGCGGAGCTGGTCGACGACGCGGTCGCCAAGGGCGCGACGGTGCTGTGCGGCGGCGGCCGGCCGGCCGGGCTCGACCGGGGCTGGTACTTCGAGCCGACCGTACTCGCCGACATCACCGAGGACATGCGCATCCACCACGAGGAGACCTTCGGCCCGGTCGCCACGCTCTACCGCGCCGCCGATCTCGACACGGCCGTGAAAATCGCCAACGACACCCCGTTCGGGCTTAGTTCGAACGTCTGGACACGTGACGACGCGGAAGTGGAGCGCTTCGTCAGTGACCTCCAGGCCGGCGGTGTGTTCTTCAACGGTATGACGGCATCCCACCCCGCCTTCCCCTTCGGCGGCGTCAAGCGCTCCGGCTACGGGCGTGAGCTGTCGGGACACGGCATCCGCGAGTTCTGCAACGTGACCACGGTGTGGCACGGCGCCGAACCCGACCAGAGCTGACCGGCGGCCCAACAGGCGCGGGCGAGGAGACGACCATGTACGAGGTGCACACCGACGAGCCGTGGGCGGGGCTCGACGAGAGAGAACTGACGGCGCTCGACGCCCATTGGCGCGCCGCCAACTATCTGGCCGTCGGCCAGATCTACCTGATGGCCAACCCGCTGCTGCTCGAACCACTCGCCGCCGAGCACATCAAGCCCCGGCTGCTCGGCCACTGGGGCACGTCGCCCGGCCTGAACCTCGTACACACACACCTCAACCGGATCATCAAGGCGCGTGACATCGACGCCCTGTGCGTCTGGGGGCCGGGGCACGGCGGCCCCGCCGTGCTGGCCAACTCCTGGCTGGAGGGCACGTATTCGGAGACGTACCCGGACGTCAGCAGGGACAGGGAAGGGATGGAGCGACTGTTCCACCAGTTCTCCTTCCCCGGCGGTGTGCCGAGCCATGTCGCGCCCGAGACACCCGGCTCCATCCACGAGGGCGGGGAGCTGGGTTACTCGCTCGCCCACGCCTACGGCGCCGCGCTGGACAACCCCGACCTGCTGGTCACCTGCGTGATCGGGGACGGCGAGGCGGAGACCGGGCCGCTCGCCACGTCCTGGCACTCGAACAAGTTCCTCGACCCGGTGCACGACGGAGCCGTCCTGCCCGTCCTCCATCTCAACGGGTACAAGATCGCCAATCCGGCCGTGCTCGCACGGCTGCCCGAGGCCGAACTCGACTCGCTGCTGCGGGGATACGGCCACGAGCCGCTGCATGTCACGGGCGACGAGCCGCTCGCCGTCCACCGGGCCATGGCCGAGGCGATGGACCGCGCCGTCGACCGCATCGCGCAGATCCAGCACGAAGCGCGCGAGGGCCGCACCACCGAGCGGCCCAACTGGCCGATGATCGTGCTGCGTACGCCCAAGGGCTGGACCGGGCCGCGCGAG is from Streptomyces sp. NBC_00370 and encodes:
- a CDS encoding NADP-dependent succinic semialdehyde dehydrogenase; this translates as MPIATVNPASGETLRTFEPLTAEEIERRIATAHSTARIYRGTPFDERARLLNRAAELLEQDAPDIARTMTTEMGKPLAQARAEALKCAKSMRWYAANAEKLLADEHPSDADVKDSGGSYARVHYRPLGVVLAVMPWNFPLWQVVRFAAPALMAGNVGLLKHASNVPQTALYLEELFLRAGFPDGCFQTLLVGSGAIESILRDDRVAAATLTGSEPAGRSVAAIAGDEVKKTVLELGGSDPYVVMPSADIERAAKTAVTARVQNNGQSCIAAKRFIAHADVYDDFAARFTAGVRALTVGDPMEESTDVGPLSSEQGRTDLAELVDDAVAKGATVLCGGGRPAGLDRGWYFEPTVLADITEDMRIHHEETFGPVATLYRAADLDTAVKIANDTPFGLSSNVWTRDDAEVERFVSDLQAGGVFFNGMTASHPAFPFGGVKRSGYGRELSGHGIREFCNVTTVWHGAEPDQS